One Capricornis sumatraensis isolate serow.1 chromosome 8, serow.2, whole genome shotgun sequence genomic region harbors:
- the MUS81 gene encoding crossover junction endonuclease MUS81 isoform X2, translating to MAAPVRLGRKRPLPVCPNPLFVRWLTEWRDEAASRGRRTQFVFQKALRSLRRYPLPLRSGKEAKILQHFGDGLCRMLDRRLQQHKASVGDHALYSRSGTKSPARERPPAEVQDSSIPVPTQLKAGGPGSYWPTRHSGARAVLLQLYREHLNPSGQGFLTKEELLQRCAPKVPRVVSGSARPWPALRSLLHRNLVLRTHQPARYSLTPQGLELAQKLADSEGLSLLNVGSRPEEPPGEEPEVPEAASAELASEGSAQQPPLELGPGEYRVLLCVDVGETKGAGHRPDLLRELQRLHVTHMVRKLHVGDFVWVAQETSPRDPARPAELVLDHIVERKRLDDLCSSIIDGRFREQKFRLKRCGLGRRVYLVEEHGSARSLSLPESTLLQAVTNTQVIDGFFVKRTADIKESAAYLALLTRGLQRLYQGHTLRSRPWGTSGDPESKAGPSPNPLCSLLTFSDFNTGAMKNKAQSVRDVFARQLMQVRGVSGEKAAALVARYSSPASLLAAYDACATPKEQEMMLSTIKCGPLQRNLGPVLSRTLSQLYCSYGPLT from the exons ATGGCAGCGCCCGTCCGGCTGGGCCGGAAACGCCCGCTGCCTGTTTGCCCCAACCCTCTCTTCGTACGCTGGCTAACCGAGTGGCGGGACGAGGCAGCCAGCAGAGGGCGCCGCACGCAATTTGTGTTTCAGAAG GCGCTGCGCTCCCTCCGGCGGTATCCACTACCCCTGCGCAGCGGCAAGGAAGCTAAGATCCTCCAGCACTTCGGAGACGGGCTTTGCCGTATGTTGGACCGGCGACTGCAGCAGCACAAAGCATCAGTTG GTGACCATGCCCTGTATTCACGGTCCGGAACCAAGAGCCCAGCCCGGGAAAGGCCACCTGCTGAAGTCCAGGACTCTTCCATACCA GTCCCAACCCAGCTTAAAGCAGGAGGGCCTGGCAGCTATTGGCCAACTCGGCACTCGGGAGCACGTGCAGTCCTGCTGCAGCTGTACAGGGAGCACCTG AATCCTAGCGGCCAGGGCTTCCTCACCAAGGAGGAGCTGTTGCAGAGGTGTGCCCCAAAGGTTCCCAGG GTGGTCTCTGGAAGTGCTCGCCCCTGGCCAGCCCTCCGTTCCCTCCTCCACAGGAACCTGGTCCTCAGGACACACCAGCCAGCTAG GTACTCACTGACCCCGCAGGGTCTGGAGCTGGCCCAGAAGCTGGCTGACTCAGAGGGCCTGAGCTTGCTGAATGTGGGCAGCAGGCCGGAGGAGCCCCCTGGGGAGGAGCCTGAAGTGCCAGAAGCGGCTTCCGCTGAGCT TGCCAGTGAAGGGAGCGCCCAACAGCCCCCGCTGGAGCTGGGGCCTGGAGAGTACAGGGTGTTGTTGTGTGTGGACGTCGGCGAGACCAAGGG GGCGGGCCACAGGCCAGACCTGCTCCGAGAGCTGCAGCGGCTGCACGTGACACACATGGTACGCAAGCTGCACGTCGGGGACTTCGTGTGGGTGGCCCAAGAGACCAGTCCCAGAGACCCAG CACGACCTGCAGAGCTAGTCCTGGACCACATCGTGGAGCGAAAGCGGCTGGATGACCTGTGCAGCAGCATCATCGACGGCCGCTTCCGGGAGCAGAAG TTCCGGCTGAAGCGCTGTGGCCTGGGGCGCCGAGTGTACCTGGTGGAGGAGCATGGTTCGGCACGCAGCCTCAGCCTCCCTGAGAGCACACTGCTGCAGGCTGTCACCAACACCCAG GTCATCGACGGCTTCTTTGTGAAGCGCACAGCGGACATTAAGGAGTCGGCTGCCTACCTGGCCCTGTTGACACGGGGCCTGCAGAGGCTCTACCAG GGTCACACCCTCCGCAGCCGCCCCTGGGGCACCTCTGGGGACCCTGAATCAAAGGCTGGGCCCTCCCCAAACCCGCTCTGCTCGCTCCTCACCTTCAGCGACTTCAACACGGGAGCCATGAAGAACAAG GCCCAGTCTGTGCGGGATGTGTTTGCCAGGCAGCTCATGCAGGTGCGCGGGGTGAGCGGGGAGAAGGCAGCAGCCCTGGTGGCCCGGTACAGCAGCCCTGCCAG CTTACTGGCTGCCTATGATGCCTGCGCCACCCCGAAGGAACAGGAAATGATGCTGAGCACCATCAAGTGTGGGCCGCTGCAGAG GAATCTGGGGCCCGTTCTGAGCAGGACCTTGTCACAGCTCTACTGCAGCTATGGCCCTCTGACCTGA
- the EFEMP2 gene encoding EGF-containing fibulin-like extracellular matrix protein 2 — translation MLPFASCLPGSLLLWALLLLLLGAASPQDSEEPDSYTECTDGYEWDPDSQHCRDVNECLTIPEACKGEMKCINHYGGYLCLPRSAAVINDLHGEGPPPPVPPAEHPHPCLPGYEPDEQERCVDVDECAQALHDCRPSQECHNLPGSYQCTCPDGYRKIGPECVDIDECRYRYCQHRCVNLPGSFRCQCEPGFQLGPNNRSCVDVNECDMGAPCEQRCFNSYGTFLCRCHQGYELHRDGFSCSDIDECSYSSYLCQYRCVNEPGRFSCHCPQGYQLLATRLCQDIDECESGAHQCSEAQTCVNFHGGYRCVDTNRCVEPYVQVSDNRCLCPASNPLCREQPSSIVHRYMSITSERSVPADVFQIQATSVYPGAYNAFQIRAGNSQGDFYIRQINNVSAMLVLARPVTGPREYVLDLEMVTMNSLMSYRASSVLRLTVFVGAYTF, via the exons atgctccccttcgcctcctgcctccCCGGGTCTCTACTGCTCTGGGCGCTGCTGCTGTTGCTCTTGGGGGCAGCGTCTCCCCAGGATTCCGAGGAGCCCGACAGCTACACG GAATGCACAGATGGCTATGAGTGGGACCCTGACAGCCAGCACTGCAGGG ATGTAAATGAGTGCCTGACCATTCCTGAGGCCTGCAAGGGGGAAATGAAATGTATCAACCATTACGGGGGCTACCTGTGCCTGCCCCGCTCGGCTGCTGTCATCAATGATCTTCACGGAGAGGGACCCCCACCACCTGTGCCCCCTGCTGAacatccccacccctgcctcccggGCTATGAGCCCGATGAGCAAGAGCGCTGCGTAG ACGTGGACGAGTGTGCCCAGGCCCTGCACGACTGCCGCCCCAGCCAGGAGTGCCATAACCTGCCTGGCTCCTACCAGTGTACCTGTCCCGATGGCTATCGCAAGATCGGGCCCGAGTGTGTGG ATATAGACGAGTGTCGGTACCGCTACTGCCAGCACCGCTGCGTGAACCTGCCTGGCTCCTTTCGCTGCCAGTGTGAGCCGGGCTTCCAGCTGGGGCCCAACAACCGCTCCTGTGTGG ATGTGAACGAATGTGACATGGGGGCTCCGTGTGAGCAGCGCTGCTTCAACTCCTATGGGACCTTCCTATGTCGCTGCCACCAGGGCTATGAGCTGCACCGGGACGGCTTTTCCTGCAGTG aTATCGATGAGTGCAGCTACTCCAGTTACCTCTGCCAGTACCGCTGTGTCAACGAGCCAGGCCGCTTCTCCTGCCACTGTCCACAGGGCTATCAGCTGCTGGCCACGCGCCTGTGCCAAG ACATTGACGAGTGTGAGTCGGGTGCGCACCAGTGCTCTGAGGCCCAGACTTGTGTCAACTTCCACGGGGGCTACCGCTGTGTGGACACCAACCGCTGTGTGGAGCCTTACGTCCAGGTGTCCGACAA TCGCTGTCTCTGTCCGGCCTCCAACCCCCTGTGCCGGGAGCAGCCCTCATCCATCGTGCACCGCTATATGAGCATCACCTCGGAGCGGAGCGTACCGGCGGACGTGTTCCAAATCCAAGCAACCTCTGTCTACCCTGGTGCCTACAATGCCTTTCAGATCCGTGCTGGAAACTCGCAGGGAGACTTCTACATTAGG CAAATCAACAATGTCAGCGCCATGCTGGTCCTCGCACGGCCTGTGACGGGCCCCCGGGAGTACGTGCTGGACCTGGAGATGGTCACCATGAACTCCCTCATGAGCTACCGGGCCAGCTCTGTACTGAGACTCACCGTCTTCGTGGGGGCCTACACCTTCTGA
- the MUS81 gene encoding crossover junction endonuclease MUS81 isoform X1: MAAPVRLGRKRPLPVCPNPLFVRWLTEWRDEAASRGRRTQFVFQKALRSLRRYPLPLRSGKEAKILQHFGDGLCRMLDRRLQQHKASVGDHALYSRSGTKSPARERPPAEVQDSSIPVPTQLKAGGPGSYWPTRHSGARAVLLQLYREHLNPSGQGFLTKEELLQRCAPKVPRVVSGSARPWPALRSLLHRNLVLRTHQPARYSLTPQGLELAQKLADSEGLSLLNVGSRPEEPPGEEPEVPEAASAELSASEGSAQQPPLELGPGEYRVLLCVDVGETKGAGHRPDLLRELQRLHVTHMVRKLHVGDFVWVAQETSPRDPARPAELVLDHIVERKRLDDLCSSIIDGRFREQKFRLKRCGLGRRVYLVEEHGSARSLSLPESTLLQAVTNTQVIDGFFVKRTADIKESAAYLALLTRGLQRLYQGHTLRSRPWGTSGDPESKAGPSPNPLCSLLTFSDFNTGAMKNKAQSVRDVFARQLMQVRGVSGEKAAALVARYSSPASLLAAYDACATPKEQEMMLSTIKCGPLQRNLGPVLSRTLSQLYCSYGPLT; this comes from the exons ATGGCAGCGCCCGTCCGGCTGGGCCGGAAACGCCCGCTGCCTGTTTGCCCCAACCCTCTCTTCGTACGCTGGCTAACCGAGTGGCGGGACGAGGCAGCCAGCAGAGGGCGCCGCACGCAATTTGTGTTTCAGAAG GCGCTGCGCTCCCTCCGGCGGTATCCACTACCCCTGCGCAGCGGCAAGGAAGCTAAGATCCTCCAGCACTTCGGAGACGGGCTTTGCCGTATGTTGGACCGGCGACTGCAGCAGCACAAAGCATCAGTTG GTGACCATGCCCTGTATTCACGGTCCGGAACCAAGAGCCCAGCCCGGGAAAGGCCACCTGCTGAAGTCCAGGACTCTTCCATACCA GTCCCAACCCAGCTTAAAGCAGGAGGGCCTGGCAGCTATTGGCCAACTCGGCACTCGGGAGCACGTGCAGTCCTGCTGCAGCTGTACAGGGAGCACCTG AATCCTAGCGGCCAGGGCTTCCTCACCAAGGAGGAGCTGTTGCAGAGGTGTGCCCCAAAGGTTCCCAGG GTGGTCTCTGGAAGTGCTCGCCCCTGGCCAGCCCTCCGTTCCCTCCTCCACAGGAACCTGGTCCTCAGGACACACCAGCCAGCTAG GTACTCACTGACCCCGCAGGGTCTGGAGCTGGCCCAGAAGCTGGCTGACTCAGAGGGCCTGAGCTTGCTGAATGTGGGCAGCAGGCCGGAGGAGCCCCCTGGGGAGGAGCCTGAAGTGCCAGAAGCGGCTTCCGCTGAGCT TAGTGCCAGTGAAGGGAGCGCCCAACAGCCCCCGCTGGAGCTGGGGCCTGGAGAGTACAGGGTGTTGTTGTGTGTGGACGTCGGCGAGACCAAGGG GGCGGGCCACAGGCCAGACCTGCTCCGAGAGCTGCAGCGGCTGCACGTGACACACATGGTACGCAAGCTGCACGTCGGGGACTTCGTGTGGGTGGCCCAAGAGACCAGTCCCAGAGACCCAG CACGACCTGCAGAGCTAGTCCTGGACCACATCGTGGAGCGAAAGCGGCTGGATGACCTGTGCAGCAGCATCATCGACGGCCGCTTCCGGGAGCAGAAG TTCCGGCTGAAGCGCTGTGGCCTGGGGCGCCGAGTGTACCTGGTGGAGGAGCATGGTTCGGCACGCAGCCTCAGCCTCCCTGAGAGCACACTGCTGCAGGCTGTCACCAACACCCAG GTCATCGACGGCTTCTTTGTGAAGCGCACAGCGGACATTAAGGAGTCGGCTGCCTACCTGGCCCTGTTGACACGGGGCCTGCAGAGGCTCTACCAG GGTCACACCCTCCGCAGCCGCCCCTGGGGCACCTCTGGGGACCCTGAATCAAAGGCTGGGCCCTCCCCAAACCCGCTCTGCTCGCTCCTCACCTTCAGCGACTTCAACACGGGAGCCATGAAGAACAAG GCCCAGTCTGTGCGGGATGTGTTTGCCAGGCAGCTCATGCAGGTGCGCGGGGTGAGCGGGGAGAAGGCAGCAGCCCTGGTGGCCCGGTACAGCAGCCCTGCCAG CTTACTGGCTGCCTATGATGCCTGCGCCACCCCGAAGGAACAGGAAATGATGCTGAGCACCATCAAGTGTGGGCCGCTGCAGAG GAATCTGGGGCCCGTTCTGAGCAGGACCTTGTCACAGCTCTACTGCAGCTATGGCCCTCTGACCTGA